Proteins from a single region of Hordeum vulgare subsp. vulgare chromosome 6H, MorexV3_pseudomolecules_assembly, whole genome shotgun sequence:
- the LOC123404364 gene encoding uncharacterized protein LOC123404364 — protein MHSLRLSTTTGTSTGLGRFAAATLVAAARGGRSLSAGPGMEHPRDDMHNTKEDVTSHPFGVAYSTRSDEEGFGGVYARDDDDDRPEFNRRTAEAHPSHPPPDHDTSQVKEEKARHLKDGKHAT, from the exons ATGCACTCGCTCAGGTTGTCTACTACTACTGGCACCAGCACGGGACTCGGCCGGTTCGCCGCGGCGACGCTGGTGGCCGCAGCTCGTGGAGGGAGGAGCCTGTCCGCCGGGCCGGGCATGGAACACCCGCGCGACGACATGCACAACACCAAAGA GGACGTGACCAGCCACCCGTTCGGGGTGGCTTACTCCACGAGGTCGGACGAGGAAGGCTTCGGTGGGGTGTACGCgagggacgacgacgacgaccggcCGGAGTTCAATCGTCGAACTGCCGAGGCGCATCCGAGCCATCCTCCTCCGG ACCATGACACCTCACaggtgaaggaggagaaggctcgcCATCTCAAGGATGGCAAGCACGCCACCTAG
- the LOC123401925 gene encoding GRB10-interacting GYF protein 2, with protein MAGLSLRCGDCGVQLRSVEEAQAHAEATSHTNFAESTEAVLNLVCADCGKPCRSQTEVDLHKKRTGHAEFTDKTMEAAKPIDLEAPPKPAAEAMDVDASGSAEPQELVAPEVNKEMLGELESMGFSTARATRALHFSGNSTIEGAINWLSEHQEDPDIDEMPMVPANSEANKPSLTAEEKKIKAQELRERARKKKEEEERRMEREKEKERIRIGKELLEAKKMEELNERKRIIELRRLEKEEEKRAREKIRQKLEEDKAERRRKLGLPAEAPAASKPSAPPPVEEKKSAFLPVRPATKAERMRDCLRNIKQQNKEEDAKVKRAFQTLLTYIGNVVKNPDEEKFRKIRLTNATFQERVGSLGGIEFLELCGFEKPEGEEILFLARDKVDKAVLNVAGAELNSAITNPFFGVL; from the exons ATGGCGGGGCTGTCCCTGCGGTGCGGCGACTGCGGCGTGCAGCTGAGGAGCGTGGAGGAGGCGCAGGCGCACGCCGAGGCCACCTCCCACACCAACTTCGCCGAGTCCACCGAGGCCGTCCTCAACCTCGTCTGCGCCGACTGCGGCAAGCCATGCCGCTCCCAGACC GAGGTGGACCTGCACAAGAAGCGCACGGGCCACGCCGAGTTCACGGACAAGACCATGGAGGCGGCCAAGCCCATCGATCTCGAGGCGCCGCCGAAGCCGGCCGCGGAGGCCATGGATGTCGACGCGTCGGGGAGTGCGGAGCCGCAAG AGTTGGTGGCGCCGGAGGTGAACAAGGAGATGCTTGGGGAACTCGAATCGATGGGCTTTTCGACTGCGCGTGCCACTAGGGCACTTCACTTCTCCG GTAATAGCACCATTGAAGGCGCCATTAACTGGCTCTCTGAGCATCAGGAGGATCCGGATATTGATGAAATGCCTATG GTGCCGGCCAATTCCGAGGCTAACAAACCCTCTCTAACtgcggaggagaagaagattaAAGCACAAGAGCTAAG GGAGCGTGCTcgtaaaaagaaagaagaagaagagagaaggatGGAGAGAGAAAAGGAAAAG GAGAGGATAAGGATTGGTAAGGAGCTTCTTGAAGCCAAGAAGATGGAGGAGTTAAATGAAAGGAAACG CATCATAGAATTGAGAAGGcttgagaaagaggaggagaagagagccAGAGAAAAGATTCGCCAGAAACTGGAAGAGGACAAG GCTGAACGTAGAAGGAAACTTGGATTGCCGGCAGAAGCCCCAGCTGCATCCAAGCCAAGCGCACCACCGCCTGTTGAAGAGAAGAAG AGTGCATTTTTACCTGTCAGACCAGCCACAAAGGCAGAGCGGATGAGGGATTGCTTACGAAATATTAAGCAGCAGAACAAG GAGGAGGATGCTAAAGTAAAGAGGGCTTTCCAAACACTCCTTACCTACATCGGAAACGTGGTTAAAAACCCCGACGAGGAGAAATTCAGAAAGATCAGACTTACCAATGCTACATTCCAG GAGAGAGTTGGGAGCCTTGGAGGCATAGAGTTTCTTGAGCTGTGCGGGTTCGAGAAACCGGAAGGTGAAGAGATCTTGTTTCTGGCGAGGGACAAGGTTGACAAGGCCGTCCTGAATGTAGCTGGAGCCGAGCTCAACTCGGCCATCACCAATCCTTTCTTCGGAGTCCTCTAA